A single genomic interval of Variovorax sp. PMC12 harbors:
- a CDS encoding putative 2-aminoethylphosphonate ABC transporter ATP-binding protein, translating to MDMTDTKFIASPVPAGACAALEIAGVRKDFESFSALRDIHLRVNPGEMLCFLGPSGCGKTTLLRIIAGLETQTSGQILQNGKDVSWLPTERRDYGIVFQSYALFPNLTIADNVGYGLVNSRARRAQIKARVSELLTLVGLPTSAHKYPSQLSGGQQQRVALARALATRPGLLLLDEPLSALDALERIRLRGEIRRLQKQVGITTIMVTHDQEEALSMADRIVVMNHGVIEQVGTPMEIYEQPATPFVADFVGKVNVLRAVALGQQRFKVGDLELQCDACDGAFAPGDAVNLYLRPEDRMAENLREDTANRMSVLVSKVEFLGGLCIAEVTAQALHGQTLGLHFSLNQLHDLDIREGNTIEIALRANRIRAFAAPAARTVA from the coding sequence CGGTGCCCGCGGGCGCTTGCGCCGCGCTGGAGATCGCGGGCGTTCGCAAGGACTTCGAGTCCTTCAGCGCGCTGCGCGACATCCACCTGCGCGTGAACCCGGGCGAGATGCTGTGCTTTCTCGGGCCCTCGGGCTGCGGCAAGACCACGCTGCTGCGGATCATCGCGGGGCTGGAGACGCAGACCTCGGGGCAGATCCTGCAGAACGGCAAAGACGTCTCGTGGCTGCCGACCGAGCGGCGCGACTACGGCATCGTGTTCCAGTCTTACGCCCTCTTTCCCAACCTCACTATCGCCGACAACGTGGGCTACGGGCTGGTCAATTCGCGCGCGCGCAGAGCACAGATCAAGGCGCGCGTCAGTGAATTGCTCACGCTGGTCGGCCTGCCGACCTCCGCGCACAAGTACCCCAGCCAGCTCTCGGGCGGCCAGCAGCAGCGCGTGGCCCTGGCGCGCGCGCTGGCCACGCGGCCGGGTCTGCTGCTGCTGGACGAGCCGCTGTCGGCGCTCGACGCGCTGGAGCGCATCCGCCTGCGTGGCGAGATCCGCCGGCTGCAGAAGCAGGTGGGCATCACCACCATCATGGTCACGCACGACCAGGAAGAGGCGCTCTCGATGGCCGACCGCATCGTGGTCATGAACCACGGCGTGATCGAGCAGGTCGGCACGCCGATGGAAATCTACGAGCAGCCGGCCACGCCCTTCGTGGCCGACTTCGTGGGCAAGGTCAACGTGCTGCGCGCGGTGGCGCTGGGCCAGCAGCGCTTCAAGGTCGGCGACCTGGAGCTGCAGTGCGATGCCTGCGACGGTGCCTTCGCGCCGGGCGACGCGGTCAACCTCTATCTGAGGCCCGAAGACCGCATGGCGGAGAACCTGCGAGAAGACACCGCCAACCGCATGAGCGTGCTGGTGAGCAAGGTCGAGTTCCTGGGCGGCCTGTGCATCGCGGAAGTCACGGCGCAGGCGCTGCACGGCCAGACGCTGGGGCTGCACTTCTCGCTCAACCAGCTGCACGACCTCGACATCCGCGAGGGCAACACCATCGAGATCGCGCTGCGGGCCAACCGCATCCGCGCCTTCGCGGCACCGGCCGCCCGGACGGTCGCATGA